From the Natrarchaeobaculum aegyptiacum genome, one window contains:
- a CDS encoding Gfo/Idh/MocA family protein, which yields MTLEVGVLGYRFMGRAHANAFARLPMFFPDVPEVEPSVLIGRDETALEEAADRFGFQSTATDWQSVIDEVDVFYNLGPNHLHADPSIAALEAGTPVFCEKPLAPTLEAAEEMAEAAEAAADDVPAGCAFNYRFVPAIQYAKALLEAGELGEIHHVRGRYLQDWLVDPEAPWSWRTDAKLAGSGALGDLGSHTVDLCRYLVGSPDLAGEIDRVSGHLQTFVEERPVENGNGDDPETRTVTVDDAYSAQLEFANGAMGTVEASRFATGHKNDHTIEVHGSAGSLRFSLERLNELEVLRDGGRGYETVLVTDEDDPYVDHWWPPGHVLGWEHTFVHENYEFLRAVADGDSFHPNFGDGLAAQRVLAAIEESDERGEWVSVD from the coding sequence ATGACACTCGAGGTGGGCGTACTCGGCTATCGGTTCATGGGACGAGCGCACGCGAACGCCTTCGCGCGGCTCCCGATGTTCTTCCCGGACGTACCCGAGGTCGAACCCTCGGTGCTGATCGGCCGGGACGAGACGGCACTCGAGGAGGCGGCGGATCGATTCGGATTCCAGTCGACGGCGACCGACTGGCAGTCGGTGATCGACGAGGTCGACGTCTTCTACAACCTCGGGCCGAACCACCTCCACGCCGACCCCTCGATCGCCGCCCTCGAGGCCGGCACACCCGTCTTCTGTGAAAAACCGCTCGCGCCGACGCTCGAGGCGGCCGAGGAGATGGCCGAGGCGGCGGAGGCGGCCGCCGACGACGTGCCCGCTGGCTGTGCCTTCAACTACCGGTTCGTGCCGGCGATCCAGTACGCGAAGGCGCTGCTCGAGGCCGGCGAACTGGGGGAGATCCACCACGTTCGCGGCCGGTACCTCCAGGACTGGCTCGTCGATCCCGAAGCCCCGTGGTCGTGGCGCACCGATGCGAAACTGGCCGGCTCGGGGGCGCTCGGCGACCTCGGTTCGCACACGGTCGACCTCTGCCGATACCTCGTCGGCTCGCCGGACCTCGCCGGTGAGATCGACCGCGTCAGTGGTCATCTGCAGACGTTCGTCGAGGAACGACCAGTCGAAAACGGAAACGGCGACGATCCCGAAACCCGCACTGTCACCGTCGACGACGCCTATTCGGCCCAGCTCGAGTTTGCAAACGGCGCGATGGGAACCGTCGAAGCCTCCCGCTTCGCGACTGGGCACAAGAACGATCACACGATCGAGGTCCACGGCTCGGCGGGTAGTCTGCGCTTCTCCCTCGAGCGGCTGAACGAACTCGAGGTGCTCCGTGATGGGGGCCGGGGCTACGAGACGGTGCTCGTCACCGACGAGGACGATCCCTACGTCGACCACTGGTGGCCACCGGGGCACGTGCTGGGCTGGGAACACACCTTCGTCCACGAAAACTACGAGTTCCTCCGGGCCGTCGCTGACGGCGACTCGTTCCACCCGAACTTCGGAGACGGGCTCGCGGCCCAGCGGGTGCTCGCGGCGATCGAGGAGAGCGACGAGCGCGGCGAGTGGGTGTCGGTCGACTGA
- a CDS encoding VOC family protein has translation MLSRLAWLALEVKYLDRARSFYEETLELSPIADRDAELVFGAGETDLVLRRPTDVPRGGLHTHYAFSIPGAEYDEWWDRLEDQGYELEEAQFGPARSLYLYDPDGNCVELGQQDVAGPGIDGIFEVVLEVEDLDRSEAFYAALGFETVDAGDDRTRVRMNGPMALELWEPHLGIADARGGVHVDLGFETSEPTAALEAVSDDVSQVDRVDDEQVVVRDPDGHVLTFRI, from the coding sequence ATGCTCAGCCGCCTCGCCTGGCTCGCACTCGAGGTCAAGTACCTCGACCGTGCCCGCTCGTTCTACGAGGAGACGCTCGAACTGTCGCCGATCGCGGATCGAGACGCCGAACTCGTCTTCGGGGCCGGCGAGACCGACCTCGTCCTGCGTCGACCGACTGACGTACCGCGCGGCGGGCTCCACACCCACTACGCCTTCTCGATCCCCGGGGCCGAATACGACGAGTGGTGGGACCGACTCGAGGATCAGGGCTACGAGCTCGAGGAGGCCCAGTTCGGGCCCGCGAGGTCGCTGTACCTCTACGACCCGGACGGAAACTGCGTCGAACTCGGCCAGCAGGACGTCGCGGGACCGGGAATCGACGGAATCTTCGAGGTCGTCCTCGAGGTCGAGGACCTCGACCGGTCGGAGGCGTTTTACGCGGCACTCGGGTTCGAGACGGTCGACGCCGGCGACGACCGCACGCGAGTCCGGATGAACGGGCCGATGGCGCTGGAACTCTGGGAACCCCACCTCGGTATCGCGGACGCTCGCGGCGGCGTTCACGTCGACCTCGGGTTCGAGACCAGCGAACCGACCGCAGCCCTCGAGGCGGTGAGCGACGACGTCAGCCAGGTTGATCGGGTCGACGACGAACAGGTCGTCGTCAGAGATCCGGACGGGCACGTCCTGACGTTCAGGATTTGA
- a CDS encoding HalOD1 output domain-containing protein yields the protein MDTMTRSSPTDPDAPPKSVTATVVEAVATHKNVDPVALEPPLHDVIDTDALETLFAPTRRGPRSGSVTFVYDDLQVTVDADGTVDVEELE from the coding sequence ATGGACACCATGACACGGTCCTCCCCGACGGACCCCGACGCACCGCCGAAATCGGTCACGGCGACCGTCGTCGAGGCCGTCGCCACCCACAAAAATGTGGATCCAGTCGCCCTCGAGCCACCCCTCCACGACGTGATCGACACCGACGCTCTCGAAACGCTCTTCGCCCCGACCCGGCGCGGCCCCCGGTCCGGATCCGTCACGTTCGTCTACGACGACCTGCAGGTCACCGTCGACGCGGACGGGACGGTCGACGTCGAGGAACTCGAGTGA
- a CDS encoding ferritin-like domain-containing protein, protein MPIDTTEDLFVSGLSHAYYTEQRLLDALEELEQTSSSEELTSGFAEHREETQTHVDRIEQVFEHLDAEAEATEDPVIEGMIEAHEEFMDQDPSDEAIERFNIAAGQKAEHYEIATYGNLIPMADQLGMDDAADTLEETLREEQDELETLSERGEAFDYGELEASS, encoded by the coding sequence ATGCCTATCGACACCACCGAAGACCTCTTCGTATCCGGCCTGAGCCACGCCTATTACACCGAACAGCGGCTCCTCGACGCCCTCGAAGAGCTCGAGCAAACGTCCTCGAGCGAGGAGCTTACGAGCGGGTTCGCCGAACACCGCGAAGAGACCCAGACGCACGTCGACCGCATCGAGCAGGTGTTCGAACATCTCGACGCCGAGGCCGAGGCCACAGAGGACCCCGTTATCGAGGGAATGATCGAGGCCCACGAGGAGTTCATGGATCAGGACCCCAGCGACGAGGCGATCGAGCGGTTCAACATCGCCGCAGGACAGAAAGCAGAACACTACGAGATTGCCACTTACGGGAACCTGATCCCGATGGCCGACCAGCTAGGGATGGACGACGCCGCAGACACCCTCGAGGAGACGCTTCGTGAGGAGCAAGACGAACTCGAGACCCTCTCTGAGAGGGGTGAGGCGTTCGACTACGGCGAACTCGAGGCCTCGAGCTGA
- a CDS encoding Lrp/AsnC family transcriptional regulator produces the protein MHLDETDQHLLFVLQKEMPADLTHEDLADRIGVSSSTVSNRLQRLRDDGILEDYQPQIDYERAGVPHHVLLVCTAPIADRQALAEKAIEVDGVVTVRELLTGTQNLHVELVCTTVRGLETATGRLDSFGLEIERSRMLRREFSSPCEHFDRNTATGSGDDP, from the coding sequence ATGCACCTCGACGAGACCGATCAACACCTCCTCTTCGTCCTCCAGAAGGAAATGCCGGCAGACCTCACACACGAGGACCTTGCCGACCGGATCGGCGTCTCCTCGAGCACCGTGAGCAACCGGTTACAGCGGCTCCGGGACGACGGCATACTCGAGGACTACCAGCCACAGATCGACTACGAGCGCGCGGGCGTTCCCCACCACGTGCTGCTCGTCTGTACCGCACCGATCGCAGACCGACAGGCACTCGCCGAGAAAGCCATCGAAGTCGACGGCGTCGTGACCGTCCGCGAACTGCTGACGGGGACTCAGAACCTCCACGTCGAACTGGTCTGTACGACGGTCAGGGGCCTCGAGACGGCCACCGGTCGACTCGACTCGTTCGGACTCGAGATCGAGCGGTCGCGCATGCTCAGGCGGGAGTTCTCGAGTCCGTGCGAGCACTTCGACAGGAATACCGCCACCGGCTCGGGCGACGACCCGTGA
- a CDS encoding ribbon-helix-helix domain-containing protein, with the protein MTEYTTVSIPKELAERVDETIEGTSFQSTSDLVRFLLRSIVIQHQKRGELTEAEFEEITDQLRSLGYLE; encoded by the coding sequence ATGACCGAGTACACGACGGTCTCCATCCCGAAGGAACTCGCCGAGCGCGTCGACGAGACCATCGAAGGGACGAGCTTCCAGAGTACGAGCGACCTGGTACGCTTTCTCCTGCGCAGCATCGTCATCCAGCACCAGAAACGCGGCGAACTCACCGAAGCCGAGTTCGAGGAGATCACAGACCAGTTGCGCAGTCTCGGCTACCTCGAGTGA
- a CDS encoding DUF5779 family protein, with protein sequence MSDFDLDLRTAEEHIEEDLEIEGSIVLDVLDGTTADDEWLETLSNGNVLVLCVEGEVNELASGFARDVREAGGNLVHFRGFLVVTPPGVDVNTDRL encoded by the coding sequence ATGAGCGATTTCGACCTCGACCTGCGGACGGCCGAGGAACACATCGAGGAAGACCTCGAGATCGAGGGGAGCATCGTTCTCGACGTCCTCGACGGCACGACGGCCGACGACGAGTGGCTCGAGACCCTCTCGAACGGGAACGTCCTCGTCCTTTGCGTCGAAGGCGAGGTGAACGAACTGGCCTCCGGGTTCGCTCGTGACGTCAGAGAAGCCGGCGGCAATCTCGTACACTTCCGCGGTTTTCTCGTCGTCACGCCGCCGGGCGTCGACGTGAACACCGATCGATTGTAG